The Clupea harengus unplaced genomic scaffold, Ch_v2.0.2, whole genome shotgun sequence DNA segment TCCATATTGCGTTAGCAGGCAGGAATGTAGTGATGAGAGTAGAGTATGGACAGCAGACGGCCTCGGAGCATCAGTCTGGGAGATGTACACCGGCTTATCTGCACTTGTGTActcgtgtgtgttgtgtgtgcacacagcgCATCAGTCATGGAGATGTAGAACGGCTTATCCGCGGGGAATTAGTTGTCCTGATGCTGAGCCTGTTTATCGGCAGGGATCACAGTGAGGAATGCTACCGCTAACCACAGGGAAGCTGACAGGAGGGTTTGGCATGTTACAGTATATGTTGTGCatatgggagtgtgtttgtgtgagcagagtaagtgtgtgtaggtgtgtttggcTGGTCTGGCGTGtaaagcgagtgtgtgtgagtaagtgtgtgtgtgtttgtctgggcaTGTGAaacaggagtttgtgtgtgtgtgagtgagtgggagtgtgttacttgtgttacaatgtgtgtgtggtactaaGTGTGAGTCTGGCTGGTGAGTGTGTAGGaggagtctgtgagtgtgtatgtgagtgtgtttgtgtaagtgtgggtttgtgtgtgttggtaagtgtgtgtgagctgccacaggagtgtgtgtgtgtgtgtgtgtgtgtgtgtgtctgatcttcAGAGGGCTGCGTCTGCTCTGGGTTTCTCCACCACGCTGGCGACCCTCTCGTGACACACTGCCGGGGTTCGGAGCTCTGGCACGGCAGACGACGCCCTCAGAGTCACCACACTCCGCAGAAACAGGCACTCGCATGGACAGCAGATCCATACCTCACATCAGGGCATATGATTGGACACCTTAGCAGATCCCTCACATCAGGGCATATGATTGGACAGCAGATCCATACCTCACATCAGGCATATGATTGGACAGCAGATCCATACCTCACATCAGGGCATATGATTGGACACATTAGGGCTCATTTGCTTAATAGCCTCAGTGTATGTGCCACTGCTTTTACTGACTGTCTCTGTTATAGCCTTGGAACACAATCAGTCATTAGTATAGACACACATAGTCAGTCATTAgtattaatatttattatacggctcctcagaatgttccaaaaagttctgttgatttccCTGGGCGACCCCAACATTCGCAGGTCTAATATTTCTTTATTCGCCCCTGCGAAAAATTAatggccgctgtcattggcaacgggttttgtgcttctaatcacatctttcatatccacaagtagtccggtcacttaacgtaacggaaagtcattgtaacttgaagtcagcaagtaatgggttgctacgtaacacctgaaactttaaagttctatttgtgtgaagaactattttttcttagcggaaataacgaaacaacaacaaatcgttaaaagaggtattttggacgaacatcgttttggcaagtaaccatataataagcgggataatgtatagtccggcggtcatatCGAGAAATAAATCCTGACGGGATGAGATATAAGAGATGTCCCTCTGtacttgctgttgttgttgttgtgttgttgttgttgttggttgtgCTCTGGCCTAAATGACACTCCggtgtaaatgtgttttcttcTAGTGAGTGCGTGGAGAATATTAGCAGTCAGTATGGAGACACCATCAGCGTCCCCTGCAGCCCTGGAGACACGCCCTCTCAAGACATCTTCATGATCAAGTGGAAATACGTACGTGTGTTTGGACCAGAAGGGCAATGCTCTACTTCACCTCAGTAACACCGAGAAATAAACTACAACTGtcctatatttatatatctctctatctctccatccatccatccatccatccatccatccatccatataaACACCACATGCCCAAATAAGGGCTCCCACTGTtggttctcatgtgtgtgtgtctttctgtgtgtgtgtgtgtgtgtgtgtctgtctctgtgtgtgtgtgtgtgtgttcttcaggaTAAGGAGGATGGCACTTCTGGTGACCTTCTGGTGAAGAGGCAGGGACACAATGCCACCATCACTGCCCCGGAGGAGTTCACGGGCAGACTGTCCATCGGCGAGGACAACAGTCTCCTAATCGCCAACGGAGTCCTCTCCGACCAGAGGACCTTCACCTGCATGATCGTCATGGCGTCGGACATCACAGAGCTCGCAGTAGAGGTGTTCATCCACAGTGAGTAAAGTTCCCAGTGCTCCCAGTAGAGGTGTTCATCCACAGTGAGTAAAGTTCCCAGTGCTCCCAGTAGAAGTGTTCATCCACAGTGAGTAAAGTTCCCAGTGCTCCCAGTAGAGGTGTTCATCCACAGTGAGTAAAGTTCCCAGTGCTCCCAGTAGAAGTGTTCATCCACAGTAAGTAAAGTGCCCAGTGCTCCCAGTAGAGGTGTTCATCCACAGTGAGGAAAGCTCCCAGTTGTAAGATAATTTTAAAAGACTAAATATAAAAACTGTCAAATGGTAAATATCCAGCAGTGTTAGAAACCACCTAAGTCGCAAGAAAATATGATGACTGCAGAAAAGTAAAATACAGAAGTTCTGTTTTCTTGCGACTTAGGTGGTTTACACATTTCAACTGTCTAACTGCCTTTGACCCAGTGCATTGACCTGCTGACTGTCTGGTACATTTCTAACTGACAGTTACTTTCATCATTGCATCTAACACTGCTGGATATTTACCATTTGACAGTTTTTATATTTAGTCTTTTAAAATTATCTTACACAGTAGATGTGTTCATCCACAGTGAGTAAAGATCCCAGTGCTCCAGTAGAGGTGTTCATCCACAGTGAGTAAAGTTCCCAGTGCTCCCAGTAGATGTGTTCATCCACAGTGGTAAAGATCCCAGTGCTCCCAGTAGAGTGTTCATCCACAGTGAGTAAGTTCCCAGTGCTCCCAGGTAGAAGTGTTCATCCACCAGTGAGTAaagcgagagggggagagaaagaggaagatgtagagaaggcgagagagaaagttataaagttgttgttgttgttcttcatgTGTACgtctttgttttcttgttcagTATTCTCTGTGTCAGTACTGCCCTAAGCGTCAGTAATGCCCTAAGCGTCAGTACTGCCAGTAGATGTCATGGCGCGTGAGCAGAGGCCTTCAGCGGGGCTCCTGTGGGCATGGACCCGTGGAACCCAGTGAAACTGTTAACACgtatttctcctctcctctcctctcctctcctctcctcttctctccctcctctcctctcctctcctctcctcctctcctctcctctcctctccatcccagAATCCCCAGAGGCAGTGGAGCTCACGAACAACCCCGCCGCTGTGGAGATGAACAAACTGACCAcggtgagtgggagagaaaggttACCACGACGACAGAAGTGCCGTCTGGCTAGGCAGAATGTAGATGAGGTGGAAGAAAATATAGTCagcgcagagtgtgtgtgtgtgtgtgtgtctgtgtgtgtgtgtgcctgtgtgtatgtgtgtgtgtgtgtgtgtgtgtgtaccgatATGTTATTACCAGCCTCCGTCCAATCGACTGTCTCACAGAATGACCTCCGTGACCCAGTAGCCCCCGCCTCGCTGGAGAAGCGTGGCGTGTTAATTGGCCGTctgtggtgtggcgtggcgtgtTGATTGGCcgtctgtggtgtggtgtgtattgaCTGGGCGGAGCCGACTGGTCGATGCAGGGTGTGTGAGTCATGCGTGGGCCCTAgacgctgtcacacacactgtggctccGCTGGCGCTGTCCCTGGCCAGGTGTGGGTGTTTGAGGGGGCGGAGGGCATCAGTGATGCGTGCTGGTGTTTGGGGTCGGAGGTCACAGTGGGCGGCAGGCCCAGAGAGAGGCTCGTTAgagaggctgagtgtgtgtgtgtgtgtgtgtgtgtgtgtgtgtgtgtgcccagagaGAGGCTCATTagagaggctgaggctgaggctgaggctgaggctctTAGACTGGAGGGCAGctgggctgtgagtgtgtgtgtgtgtgtgtgtgtgtgtgtgtcagttttctCAGCagagacatatgtgtgtgtgtcagtttcttTCAGCacggacatgtgtgtgtgtgtgtgtgtcagttctctcagcacagacatgcacaagtgtgtgtgagttagtgtcccagcacaaacacacaagccagTGTGTTAgcgactaagtgtgtgtgtgtgtgtgtgtgtgtgtgaccaatcttatttctttctctgtttgtctgtttgtcagatTGGGGAATGCAGTGCAGAAGATGCCAACCCTGCAGCCAAGATCACGTGGTTCAGGAACGACGCCCCTCTGAAGGATGAcggcaaaggtgtgtgtgtctgagagacgACTGGAAAGCCTTTTCATTCCGCCCCTGTGACCCTCTGAGGCActaatgttgtgtgtgcgtgtgtgtgtgtctgtgtgtgtctgtgtgtgtgtgtgtgtgtgtgtgtgtgtgtctgtgtgtgtgtgtgtgtgtgtgtgtgtgtgtgtgtgtgtgtgtgtgtgtgtgtgtgtctatgtgtctgtgtgtctgtgtgtgtgtgtgtgtgtgtgtgtgtgtgtgtgtgtgtggtttcaggtGTGGTGATCACGGCATCAGAGACAGTGGACCCAGACACGGGCCTGAGCAGCACCCTCTCCAGGCTGCAGTACATCGCAGGGAAGGAGGACGCCGCGGCCCGGTTCTCCTGCGCCGTCACTGACACTCCCCTCAGGTCCACACCTGTCCAGTTCACCATCAACTGTGAGTCCCTCAACCCATCCACACACTTATCCTatcctaccacacacacacacacacacacacacacacacacagacacacacacacacacacacacacacacacacacacacacacacagacacacacacagacacacacacacacacacacacacacacacacacacacacacacacacacacacacacacacaccccatccacACACCTATCCTATCcttccaaacatacacacacacccagaccccAATCATATACCTAtcctaccaaacacacacacacacacacacctgagctccTCCCCCTGCCTGTCTGGGTGTGTCAGTAAGCTCCAGCTgagctgattgtgtgtgtgtgtgtgtgtgagtgtgtgtgagtgtgtgtgtgtgtgtgtgtgttgttttgacgTATGTTGCAACTCCTGACTcctaacctctgacctctctgtctgtctctcctcagacCCCACAGAGAAGGTGAGCCTGGAGGTCACGACCCCCGGGCCCTTCCTGGAGGGTGCTGACATCACACTGCGTTGCCACGCCGACGgaaacccccctccctccagctaCGTTTTCCACCTGCAGGTGAGCAACCACagcatcaccatgacgacagtGTGGGCTAGGGCTTGGGGCGCGGCGCTGCTCTTTGTTTGCGCTTCCTGTCAGCTGTTGCTGGGCAACGCCACCCATCTGTGTGCATCTCTATTGTGCAGGGGGAGGAAGTGACGGTGGAGGACGAGGACGTGTACACGCTCAGCAACGTCACGCGGGAGAAGACCGGAGAGTACAAGTGCTCACCGCTCGACAACGCCAGCCTGCTGGCTTCCCACAACATCACCATTCACTGTGAGTTATGCCCACTATGCCCACAACATCACCATTCACTGTGAGTTATGCCCACACATCACCATTCACTGTGAGTTATGCCCACTATGCCCACAACATCACCATTCACTGTGAGTTATGCCCACTATGCCCACAACATCACCATTCACTGAGTTATGCCCACAACATCACCATTCACTGTGAGTTATGCCCACAACATCACCATTCACTGTGAGTTATGCCACAATCATACTGTGAGAAATGCCCACTAAAAACCTGCAGTAgtgtcaggatgtgtgtgtgtgtgtgtgtgtgtgtccagtggagCACATCAGACAGTCAGACCATCGGATCAGAACCAAATGTGATCTGATTTTGATCTGGGCCCGTGTTTACATAATGGCTCCTGGTGTGAATCTGGTCTGATGTGTCCCAGCTGGAGTCTGAAGCTGCTGGTAGAGGTCTGGTTGCTGTAGTAACAACCAGGTCTGTATGAGGTGTGCAGTGTTGATCATATCAGGCCCAGCAGTGGTAGTCTCAGCTactggtgggggtgtgtgtgtgtgtgtgtgtgtgtgtgtgtgtgtgtgtgtgtgagttgtgccCTGTTTTCTAAAGGTGTCTCCTCCCTCAGATCTGGACGTGAGCCTGAGCCCCTCTGGACGGGTGGTGAAGTCGGCGGGGGAGACTCTGCCCGTCACACTGCAGAAGGACGCCTCCAGCAAGGTCACCGTGTCCTGgaccaaggtgtgtgtgtgtgtgtgtgtgagtgtgtgtgtatgactgtgtttgAGCGAGAATGGGTGTGACCCTGATCCTTCACCTTCTCCAACCCCTGTGACTTTTAGTGTCTAACATGTCTTCtgtaagtagtgtgtgtgtgtgtgtgtgtgtgtgtgtgtgtgtgtctgtgtaacatgTCCTACCTCTCTAAGcgatgtgtgtgtaacatgtcctACCTCTctaagcggtgtgtgtgtgtgtgtgtgtctaacatgTTGTCTGTGGTTTCAGAACCAGGCCAGTCTGTCAGAGGAGCCCCAGTTTGAGCGGCTGAAGTACTCCGACTCAGGGCTGTACGAGTGCCAGGTGTCCCTGGGGGAactgacatccacacactcctTTGAGCTGCTGGTGAAAGGTGGGGCGCCAATCACCTTTCAGCACAACtatgcctgtgtgcctgtgtgtgtgtgtgtgtgtctctgtgtgtgtgtgtgtgtgtgtattgtgttttggtgtagctgtgtgtttgtattctgtgttgttttggtgtaactctgtgcgtgtctgtgtgtgtgtgtgtgtgtctctgtgtgtgtgtgtgtgtgtattgtgttttggtgtaactctctgtgtgtggtgtgtgtggtgtgtgtgtgtgtgtgtgtgtgtgtgtgtgtgtgtgtgtgtgtgtgtgtgtgtgtgtgtgtgtgtgtgtgtgtgtgtgtgtgtgtgtgtgtgcagggtctCCTGTGATCACCAGCCTGAGGGAGCAGATGAGTGCTGATGGGAAACACAAGGTGCTGAGCTGTGAGGCTGAGGGTTACCCCAAACCCAGCGTGGAGTGGAGCGGCATCAACGGCACCagcgtaagacacacacacacacacacacacacacacacacacacacacacacacaagtatggacaaacacacacacacgtatggacacttatacacacacacgtatggacacatacacacacacaagtatggacacatatacacacacacgtatggacacgtatacacacacacgtatggacacgtatacacacacacgtatggacacgtatacacacacacgtatggacacgtatacacacacacgtatggacatacacacacacacacatatggacacatacacacttcaggcacatgtacatacacacaggcacacaaacacacgtatggacatacacacacacaggcacacacacacacacacacacacacacacacacacacacacacacacaagtatggacaaacacacacacacgtatggacacatatacacacacacatatggacacgtatacacatacacgtatcgacatacacacacacacacaggcacacacacacacatatgaacacatacacacttcaggcacatgcacatacacacaggcacacaaacacacgtatggacatacacacacacaggcacacacacacacacatatggacacatacacacttcaggCAGTAGCATGGGCACGTACTGACTGCTCTTTGATGAGGAGCCACATCGCCCCCTGTGGGTGGCCAATGGTAGTGTTTCCCATAGGGAGTTTGAGACTGAGGGTGTGACTGAATAACTGACTGTCTGGGGAAATGATGGAATGACAGGATGATGACATTTAAcattgaacctgtgtgtgtgtgtgtgtgtgtgtgtgtgtgtgtgtgtgtgtgtgtgaacaggaggAAGAAAGCGACTACGTTGACGGCAAGGTCACTCACCGGCTGACTGTCATGCCCAAAGCCAACCTGACCGTCACCTGTTTGGTCATGAATGACCTGGGGAGTGACAGCAAGAACACAAAGGTCTCATCCTGtaagtaccacacacacacacacacacacacacacactctcactcacacacacatgcacagacactccctcactcactcacacacacacacacacactctctcactcactcacacacacacactctctcacacacacacaaacacacacggacgtACACAGTCAGACCAGCAAGACCAAACAGGTGTCATCCTgtgagtaccacacacacacacacacacacacactcacatgctgtgtctcacacacgcacatacacacaaactagcgTATCGGTCTGCCAGCCAATAATCTCTGACCACATATGTATATGTGCCATCACAAATCATTCATTGTCCTTACACTGTATTCACTCACTGTGGTATTTAAAGGGTTACCTACTGAATACTTTAAAGGGTTACCTCACTTTTCCTTGACCATGAAGTAAGAGAAAGGGCTTATGAAGTGTTAATGAGAGTCCTTGTGGAGtcttatgtgcatgtgtgtgtgtgtgtgtgtgcatgtgtatatacagAACTGACCTGAGCATCGCACGCCGCTAGGAACCCTGTACAAGTATGGggacccctctctctgtgtgtgtgtgtgtgtgtgtgtgtgtgtgtgagtgtgagtgtgtgtgtgagtgtgagtgtgtgtgtaggaacccTGTACAAGTATGGggacccctctcctccttcataaGCATTAGTTATGAGCTTGAtgacaggactgtgtgtgtgtgtgtgtatgtggtattcACAGGAGATCACTTATGGGGTCTTGCTGGcctaaccgtgtgtgtgtgtgtgtgtgtgtgtatgagtgcagtCTGTCAGTCACTCCCCTATCGCACGGCACTCAATAACCACCCTTGCACAACCTAGTCCTTCActgatcattgtgtgtgtgtggtattcacAGGAGGTCATTTGTATGGTCTTGCTggcctaactgtgtgtgtgtgtgtgaatgtgtgtgtgagtgtgtgtgtgtgtgtgtggtattcacAGGAGATCACTTGTGTGGTCTTGCTGGcctaaccgtgtgtgtgtgagtgtgtgtgtgtgtgtgtgtgtgtgtgtgtgtgtgtgagtgtgtgtactcacatagATCAGACTAACTCTGTAACTATCCCACACGACCTTTGACCTGTCCTCTGTGGCTCCTTGGTTACGGTATCCCTGGAGATCAGAAACGAGTCGCAGAGGGTTCCTGCCCTGTCTTTAGCACTTTGTGGTGATTATGACGGGAGATGGTTCCAGAACCTCAGGAGTCCCGGCGTTCCGATTCTAGACTAGCCATGAAGGAACGCCTCTGGATCGCCACTGAGCTCGTGCTTTGCTTCATTGCGATGCTTGTAATCTCTGGTTGTAATCTCTGGTTGTAATCTGGTGGCGGTGGAAAGGACAGTGTGTATTCTAACTcccattgtgtttttgtgactTTGAGTTAATGTCATTTTATATTTGATTTCAGTATTGGTTCACATTGATGACAGAGAGGTGACAATGGACAAACAAGGTAAGCCACCATGGTCTTATGACATCACTCAGTGacctcacacctcctcctccccagtaGTGTTAGAGACAGGCCCCGATGGATGAACACTGAgtagaacgtgtgtgtgtgtgtgtgtgtgtgtgtgtgtgactgtgctcacGAGGTGATGTTATGACTGTGGGACTCCGTCAGGGAGTCCTCCCCAgcatcctgagtgtgtgtgtgtgtgtgtgtgtgtgtgtgtgtgtgtgtgtgtgctaaacgCCTTGTAACCCATCCTGTCCTCCCACATCCTCccgccctgtctgtctctggacGCGTGTCTtcgctgtcctgtcctgtcctgtctcatGCGTGTCCCTCCTGTGTGCCTCCAGACCAATCAGAGGAGTCTGGGGACCAGACCAAGCTGGCCGTGGGGATCGTCATCGCCCTGCTCCTGGCTACGGTAGCTGTGGCCCTGGGCTACTGGGTGTACATCAAGAAGTCAAAgtaagcccacacacacacacacacacacacacacacacacacacacacacacacacacacagtaagggcTGGACACAGAAATGTGCTGCAGCGGCAAACAGAATTGATTACAAGAGAAAAAGGgatttatgtatttgtgaagagaaaaagggatttatgtatttatgtacatGTTGTATGTGTAACATGTACTTATAGTGTCCCTAAGGATATTTGGATGAGacacataaatatatgtgtgtgtgtgtgtgttttagacaaGGCAGCTGGAAGACGGGGGAGGAAGATGGCAACACGGAGGAGAGCAAGAAGCTGGAGGCCCCTCAGAAGGCGGAGgtgtagagcgagagagagagcgcacgcagacacagaaTGGGAATCGGAGTTGTGTCGCTGACGGCGTGTCTGATGTCCGTGTCCACATGTTCTTTAGTTAGTTGTGAGAGTCGCTCCAGAGGCTTGTGTCTCCCCCTCTGTTTCCCCTGCACCCGTCCCTCAGAACCCCTCAAAGATCACCTCAAAGATCCCCTCAGAACCCCTCAAAGATCCCCTGCACGCTGGACCCCCATAGACTCCTCCCCCTGGTACACCCCTCCCCCAAAAGGCCCCTCCCCTTAACTtcacatgtgtttttgttttccttcacTTTCATTGAGGACCAAGTAAATTAAACTAAAACGAACgaccaaatgaataaataactcGGTCGAATAAGTTAATTCTGTGTtagctctctgctctgctgattAGCTAGGTTATGTTCCTGTAGTTCCCAGCCCCAGTGCTACTAGTGTCGGGTTTTGGTAATAGTTCCTGATAATAGTTCCTTGCACAGAAAAGACGTACCAGGACACCACACATGCTGATAGAAAATGTAGAGAGTTTGTTGAAAATGTGAACCGAAagagtgtctgtttttgtttttgtttgtcattctgAGTGGGGTTCTGCAAGCCTGTTGTTACTGAGAGATGGGGTATGAGAACACTACGACAGTGTGTAGGCCACAGAGCAGAACGACTCCGGAGCCGACCCGACCCGGCCCGACCCTGTCCTGATTCGGTTCTGATTTGGAGTCGATCCAGATACAGATCTTgtcctggtctggccctgatcggGTCTTGGTCTGGTTTGGATGTGGTTCTGATCCGGCTCCTGATGTGTAGTGTATCCGGTCAGACCCACTCTGCAGTCAGCTACTCTGGCAGGCCTGTGTAGGTTCTCTGCTTCAAGCTACcaatctgaggtgtgtgtgttactctagCTGCTGTAGATATgggtacatcacacacacacacacacacacacacacacacacacacacacacacacacacacacacacacacacacacacacacagacacacacaccagctagagTAGAGCTGGCCTTGCGGGAGGTGTTCTCTCTGTAAttcagaaaaaaatgtattatatgcTTAAGAGTGTGGGATGTGTCATGTTACATAGGGTCTCCactgtttgtttctgttcattttgtgtctttgttttcaatgctgtatgtgtatgcgcCGTGTATGCGCTGTGTCAGACTGGTTTGTCTCTGGGAAGGTGCAGAGTGCTTCTCATTGTGTGTGAACGAATCAGCTCTGCTGTGCTGCGGGGTGCACTGGTCTGGAGTCTGCTGGGCTGCGGGGTCCACTGGTTCGGCCACACAGTGAGCAGTCCAGCAAACCCGTCTCACTGTGGCGGGCGCTGGGGAGCATTTCCGCATGTGTAAATACAGCAGCAGACCTTTCTATGTTTTGTGCTCTATTTATATTGTTCAGGATAAACACTGGTTGCGTAAGGGTGGTGCGTTAGCAGGATTCAtatggatgacacacacactcacacacacacacacacacacacacacacacacaggattaatCAGTTGTCTCTGAAGCATACCTCCACAAAGGCTCAGAAGTACAGAACTGTTCTTACTTGCAGGCTTGAAGAACATGGTTTCCCAGGTTTGTTTCCCACCTTATTTGAGAATCCACTTAAGAAAAACCACGTTCTACTTCATCAGGCCCATTTCCTGGTGTAGCTTTAACTCTAATTGTTCttgcattaaaaaaacagaTTGGCAGTCAACCAAAGACAGTGAATGAGGCCATGCAAGTACTGTAAATACTGACTATTGTTTTTGTACTTTTGTTTAAAATAAAGTGTACATTTTGAGGAAAAAgttctccacacactcacttgtcTTGTGAATTCATTCAGAATACACTGGGATAAATATGGGAtacattgtaataaatattgCATTCAATAAGTGCAAGCTCAGTTTCCACATTTTAAATGAGACGATGAGTTATCTTGCTTCAATTAGGAAACACGTTCACCTTCACTTTGTCCTTCTGAGTCTGTGCAGCCCCCCTGTTTGGATTCGCTCACGTTTGTATGGTGAACACAATGTGAGGTGTTTTACTGACACCTAGTGGCCAGTGGAGTGTAGGTCAAGACTAGCTGAAACCCTCTGCCCTGTACTCCCCTCACAAATCCCACCAGACCAATGACATGGGAAGATCATGTGTCTCCACAGTCTACGTGACCTTATGCTCACACATGAAGTAAATAAGCATACAACTCATCTCTCGCTCGCCTTTAGGGGAGCTGCAAAGACTGCCGTGTTCCTCATGAACATGTTCTCCACCGGCCCTCTCAGTGTTCCTCAGGAACATGTTCTCCACCGGCCCTCTCAGTGTTCCTCAGGAACATGTTCTCCACCGGCCCTCTCAGTGTTCCTCATGAACATGTTCTCCACCTCATGAACATGTTCTCCACCTCATGAACATGTTCTCCACCTCAGGAACATGTTCTCCACCTCATGAACATGTTCTCCACCTCAGGAACATGTTCTCCACCGGCCCTCACAGTGTTCCTCAGacatgctgctgcagctgctagCCACCTCTCAGTCCTCAGGGCACTCACATACTCTGTCTAGGAGAAACaattcacaataataataataataataattcacaaTAATTCAGTCTCTGATTAATGAGGCTCTTATAAATCATCACATACATGTCAGTAAGGctacaaaaagaaaatacaattaaGCCTTTGTCAACTATAATGACACTTAAT contains these protein-coding regions:
- the LOC122131136 gene encoding CD166 antigen homolog A-like, whose protein sequence is ECVENISSQYGDTISVPCSPGDTPSQDIFMIKWKYDKEDGTSGDLLVKRQGHNATITAPEEFTGRLSIGEDNSLLIANGVLSDQRTFTCMIVMASDITELAVEVFIHKSPEAVELTNNPAAVEMNKLTTIGECSAEDANPAAKITWFRNDAPLKDDGKGVVITASETVDPDTGLSSTLSRLQYIAGKEDAAARFSCAVTDTPLRSTPVQFTINYPTEKVSLEVTTPGPFLEGADITLRCHADGNPPPSSYVFHLQGEEVTVEDEDVYTLSNVTREKTGEYKCSPLDNASLLASHNITIHYLDVSLSPSGRVVKSAGETLPVTLQKDASSKVTVSWTKNQASLSEEPQFERLKYSDSGLYECQVSLGELTSTHSFELLVKGSPVITSLREQMSADGKHKVLSCEAEGYPKPSVEWSGINGTSEEESDYVDGKVTHRLTVMPKANLTVTCLVMNDLGSDSKNTKVSSLLVHIDDREVTMDKQDQSEESGDQTKLAVGIVIALLLATVAVALGYWVYIKKSKQGSWKTGEEDGNTEESKKLEAPQKAEV